AAGGAAACTGGTGAGGCGAGTTAGATTTGCTAGGGAGGCTAAAGGTTTTATGTGGATGGGGGCTCTGGCAGCTTGCACGGTTTTTTCGGCTGTTTTACTGATTATTATTCTGGCCAGGATTGAAGCGGGGACAGGAGCTAAGCCGGGATGGCTGGTGTTAACCTTTTGTTCCCTTGCTGCCGTTGCAGCACTGATCTTTTTTAAACCGGAGGCAAAAATGGACCAGGTGCAGTACATGCCTGCCCCTTTGCCGGCGGCGGAAAACGGCCGGGAAGAGCGGCCGGAAGAAATGGTAAAAGAGGCGGTAAAAAAGGAAGCCCTGCAACCGGCTGAAAAGCCAGGCGGCGAAAGTTCGAGCAGCACTTCTCTTATAAAGGAAAACAGAATGGCGGAAAACCTGGACCAGAGGGATCCCCTGCTTGAGGAAATACTGCTTTTGAAGAAGCAGGCGCTGGAAAAGAAAAAAGAGGCGGCATCCGGCGGGACTCCTGCCGGACCGCCTGCAGGAGAGTCCGGAGCAGACGGCACTGCCGGCGGGGAGCAGGCGGGCGATTCCGGCAACGGACTGGAGGAAGGTCGGGAGGAAAATTTGCCGCCGGAGGGACAAACGGGCGGCCAGAATGCTGAAGAAATCGTTTATAAGGCCAGGGTGCTGGTGGCAGCCCTTAATGTCAGGAGCAGGGGTAGCCTGGACGGAGCGGTGGTTTCCAGGCTGAATGCGGGCGACTTGGTAAAAATTGTCGGCAAGAGCGGGGACGGTGAATGGGTTCAGATTGAATTAAATAATGGGCAGACGGGATGGGTTATGAGAAAGTACATAGAAGAAATAGCACCTTGATTGAAAAAGCACCTTGATTAGCGCAACCCGGCCGGAAATGCCGGAAAAAGACTTATAAACCTGAACCCCTGTGGCAGGATTAAGGCCCCGCTCATATGATAACCTGTAGGCCCGGGTTTGGACATTATTTGAAGGAGGATGAGAAATGAAGTTAAAGGACTTCGGACGGGTTCTGGGAGAGCTGAAGCTGGTGCTGGTCTTGATTCCGGTGGTGGCCATGCTGACCAGCGCGGTAATAAGCCTGTTTGTTTTGCCGCCTGTTTACAAGTCCACCACAACGGTTATCGTGCTGCGGGACGAGATGACCCCATTCTCTGAAATTAACATCAATACCCTGGTTCTTAACCAGAACCTGGCCAGAACCTACAGCCAGTTGGCCAAAAGCCGCGCCATCGCAGAAGAGGTGATTGCAAACAACAATTTAGACATGACGCCGGAGGAGCTTAGTTCCAGAATAGAAGTGGAGCAGGCCGGCAATACGGAAATGTTTAAAATATCGGCCAGCGACTCCAACCCGGCCATGGCCGCGCTGCTGGCCAACGGGGTGGCTCAGGCGCTTTCCGGAAAGGTCTATAAGGTCCTGAACATAAAGAATATCCAGGTCCTCGACCCTGCCGTGCCTTCGTCTAAGCCGGTCAGCCCGAACACCTTTTTAAACGTCATGCTTGCCGGCATTATCGGCCTGATCCTGACGGTAACGATTATTTTTATCCGGGAATACCTTGACGACACCATCAGAAACCCTGAAGAAATTGAAAGCTACCTTAACTTGCCCGTACTGGGAGTAATACCTGCGGCCGGTCTCCAGAACGACAGAGGGAGGAGGACAGAAGTTGAATAGCCATGAACTTATAGCTTACAGCCAGCCCCGGTCTTTTATAACCGAATCCTTCCGGGTGCTGCGGGCCAACCTTCACTTTTTTGAGGTGGGAAACGCCTTGAAAGTGGTTATGCTGGCCGCAGGAGGCTTTGGGGAGGGAACTTCTTTTCTCGCCGCCAATATGGGGATAGTTTTTGCCCAGGCAGGCCAGCGGGTAATTATTGTGGACTGCGACCTGCGCAAGCCCCAGCAGCACCTGATCTTCAACATCGATAACCAGTTTGGGCTGAGCAGCGTGCTGGCCGGGTTCAAAGAGCCCGAAGAAGTAATCAAAGCGCTTCCCGTGGCCGGGCTGAAGGTCCTCACTGCCGGCCCGCTGCCCGAAAATCCGGCCGAATTGCTGGGCAGTCAGAAAATGAACCGGCTGATCCTGAACTTGAAAGAAAAGGCCGACGTAATTCTGCTGGATACTCCCCCGCTAAATGTAGTGGCCGATGCCGCCGTTCTGTCCAAGTGGGCGGACGGGGTGCTGCTGGTGGTGAGGGCCAGGGTAGCTTCCTGCAATTCCGTGGTTAAAGGCAAGGAATTCCTGGTAAACGCCAAGGCCAACATCCTGGGCGTGGCTTTAAACGGCGTCAGGGCCGGCGAGATCAGCGAAACCTACAACTCGTACTTTGGTAAGGGGGGCGCGGTTCATAAAGCGAGGGCAAAGAAGAATGAAAAACCGCCTGGAAAGGTTAAATAAGGCGCTTGCCGGATTAAGGCCGGTGGTCCCGGCATGAGCACCTGCCTGGTTACCGGAGGGGCGGGATTTATCGGATCCAACCTGGCCATCGCGTTAGTCGAACAGGGCCACAGGGTCAGGGTTTTGGATAATTTTGCCACAGGCAGCATTGAAAACCTGCGGCCGGTATTTAAAGAAATTGAGCTTTACCGGGGGGATTTGCGCAACCTGGACGACGTGCGGCGGACCGCCGGCGGGGCGGAGGTGGTTTACCACCTGGCGGCCTTGCCGTCGGTGCCCAGATCGGTGGCCGATCCGTTAACTGCCAACGAAGTTAACATTACCGGCACCCTGAATGTGTTCCTGGCCGCCCGTGATGCCGGGGTCAGGAGGGTGGTTTATGCCTCCTCGTCCTCCGTTTACGGCAACAGCGAAGACCTGCCGAAGCTCGAAACAATGCCTCCCCGCCCGATGTCGCCTTACGCCGTGACCAAGTTAGCCGGGGAAAACTACGGGAGGGTCTTTTATGAGCTGTACGGCCTGGAGACCGTGGGGCTGAGGTATTTCAACGTTTTCGGGCCGCGGCAGGACCCGCGCTCGGAGTATGCCGCGGTTATTCCCCGCTTTATTGACGCCCTGTTAAAAGGGAGGCCGCCGGTGATTTACGGTGACGGCAGGCAGTCCCGGGACTTTACCTATGTGGACGACGTGGTCCGGGCAAGCATATTATCCTCTGAGGCTGCCGGAGCGGCCGGGGAAGTTTTCAATATTGCTGCCGGCCACAGGATTTCGCTGAATGAGCTGCTGGCTGTCCTGACCGAAATTACCGGCATAAATGGGGATGCGGTGTATGCCGGGGCCCGCCCGGGGGATGTAAAACACTCCGCGGCCTGTATTGAAAAGGCTTCGGCCATCCTCGGCTATGTTCCCCTGACCGCTTTCAAAGACGGCTTAAGGATGACTGTGGAATGGTTTGCCCGGAAGAACGCACCGTAACAAATGACCTGGCAAAAAGCAACGGCAGGCCCAGGGTGATTCATGTAACCACCATCGGAATTACCGCCCTGCGCGCCCTGCTGGCCCAGTGCCGGTACTTCAGGGAAAAAGGGCTGGAGGTGGGGTTTGTTTTCAGCCCTTCGCCCGAGGGGAATATCTTGCGCCGGCTTGGTTTTCCGGTCAAAGAAATTTACATCGACAGAAAAATCAACCCCTGGACTGATTTTCGCTCGATTATCAAGTTATACGGTTTTTTCCGCCTTGTCCGCCCCCGGATCGTTCACACCCACACCTCGAAGGCCGGCGTGGTGGGCAGGATAGCCGCCAGCCTGGCCGGGGTTCCCAACGTGCTTCACACCGTGCACGGATTTCCCTTCCATCCCGGGATGCCGGGCGTCAAGCAACGGTTTTACCGGCAGATCGAAAAATGGATGGCCGGGCTGACGCACATAATGTTTTCCCAGAGCAGGGAGGACGTTGCCACCGCCCTTGAACTAGGCATCAAACCCCGCCGGGGTGACCTGATTTACATCGGAAACGGCGTGGACCTCGGCGAGTTTGATCCCGGCCTTTACCCCATCCCCCGCCGCTGCCTGGTCAGGAAAGAGCTGGCAATCGGCGAAACCGAGCCGGTAATCACCATGATCGGCCGCATCAACCGGGAAAAGGGCTACCACGACCTGGTGGAGGCATTGCAGGGAGTGAAGGATTTGCCCTGGCGGGCTTTATTCATTGGGCCCGACGAGGGTTTCCTGCCTGCCGTAAAAAAGCAAATTGAACGCAGCGGGCTGGAAGACAGGATCAGAGTCCTGGGGCAGCGCGGCGATATTGCCGATTTACTGTCAGTAACCGATATTTACGTGCTTCCCTCCTACCGGGAGGGATTGCCCCGCTCCCTGATCGAAGCCCAGGCGATGGCTTTGCCCTGCGTGGCCACCGACATCAGGGGGTGCCGGGAAGTGGTGGAGGACGGTGTCACGGGATTGCTTGTGAAGCCGGGGGACAGCGTGACCCTTGGCAGGGCGCTGCGCAAACTGCTGCTGGAGCCTGAATTGCGCTTTAAAATGGGCCGGGAGGGACGGCTCAGAATGTGCCGTTTTTTCAATGAGGCTGAAGTGGCCCGCCGGATCATGGCTGTATACGAGGAAGTTCTGGGAAATGAAAAAAATTCTTGTTATGATTAGCAACTTTAACGGGGTTGGGGGGGCGGAGACGGCAACCGCCAGGTTCCTCAGCAAAATCAGCAGGGAAAAATTTATCATCGACGTGTGTTTTTTCGGTTTTGAGGATGAATTCGCCCTGTCCGTAAAAAAGGACGTCAACAATATTTATTGCTTTGATGTAAAGAAACGCGGCCACATTTGGACATTTTTTGAGATTCTCAAGCTGGTCAAAAGGGAAAAATACGAGATCATTCACACCCACCTGGCTCTGGCCGACCTTTACGGCCTGTTCCTGGGGTGGCTGACCCCGGTAAAACTGATCAGCACCGAGCACAACCTGTCCGACCGGAGGAAGGCGACCCTGCCCGGGAGGGTTTACTACCGGCTGGCCGGGCGCCGGGTTGATTATTTCGTAGGAGTGTCCAGCAAGGTCGTCGAGTGGTTAAGGGCTGCCGGGATACCTGAAAAGAAACTGGTGCTTATTCCCAACCCCATTGAAATTAACCCGAAGCAGGCGGCCCCCTCCTTCAAAAAGGATTTTCTAAAGTCCTGCCGCTGGCCGGAGGATTCCACTGTAATCGGGACGGTGGCGAACCTGAGGCCGGTTAAGGGTCTTCGCTACCTCATCGACAGCATTAAAATCCTGGTTGATGAAGGGGTAAATGTGCGGCTGGTGATAGCCGGAGAGGGGCCGGAGCGGGGCAGCCTGGAAAGGCAGATCGAGGCAAACCGGCTGTCCGGGCATGTCAGGCTGCTGGGCTTCCGGAAGGATATAGAGAATGTGTACTCCCTGTTCGATATTTACGTTTCGCCCTCGCTTATGGAAGGATTCGGCATGGCCATCGCGGAGGCAATGTCCCGCCGCCTGCCGGTGGTATCCACGGCTGCCGGCGGCGTCACCGACTTTCTGGAGCATGGGAAAAACTCATACCTGGTCAGGCCGCGCGATCCATCTGCCCTGGCCGAAGGTATCCGTTACTTTGTTAACAACAAGGCCGGGGCCGTAAAGATTGGCGAGACCGCTTTTATTGACGCTGGAAGGTTCAGGACGGAAAGGCTGGTAGCCTGCCTTGAAGACCTGTACGAAGGCAGGGAGCAAAATTTCTTTTCAGGGTCCGTGTAAATCATGCCGGCCGGATAATCCTGCCGGAAGACGAGGAGGGGATTGGTATCAGGCTAAAGAGGTGCTGTACGGCCGCGTTATTCGGCTTTCCTCTCCTGGCGCTCGGTATTTGTCTGTACAATCCCTGGCCGCTGCTGGCCGGGCTGCTGTATTTCGATGAGCCGCCGCAAAAGGCCGATGTGATAATTGCCCTTGGCGGCGATTCGGAAAGGGAGCTTTACGCTGCCGAGCTTTACCGGCGTGGCCTGGCGCCCAGGATCATCATGTCCGGCTGCGGGTCTGCGGCCAAGCAGATGGCAATGAAGGCAGCTGCTGCAGGGGTCGGAGAGCAGGACATCATTGTGGAGAACAAATCCGGGAGCACCTACCAGAACGCCCTTTATACAAAGGACATCGTCCTTTCCCGGGGTTTCAAGTCAGCCATTGTAGTTACCTCCCCTTATCACATGAGGCGCGCCAGGCTGGTATTTGAAAGGGTGTTCAGGAATACAGGGGTGAAGCTGTTTTACTGCGCCGCAAAGAATTCGGGTTTCAACGCCGACGGGCGGTGCAGCAGCAAAGCCGACAGGCAGATAACCTTAAGGGAGTGGATAAAACTTGTCTATTACTGGTTCAGGTACTGGTAGATTCATAAACCTGACCAGTTAATGAATCAGGGAATCAGGCACGGCAATTCAAACAGGGCGGTGCGAGAAAATGGGAGATTATTATGTACTGGGCCTGCAGGAGCGGGGGAGATGGCTGCAGGAACTGAGCGCCTTAGAGGGGCTGGCCCCGGACCTCCATTACCGGCCTGAGTACTGCGGGCTGTTCAATTACCTGGGGGAAGCCCGGCTTTTTGTCTACCGGGAAAAAACCGCCGCGGTGATATACCCCTTCCTGCTCAGGAGGGTCAACCTCATCCCCGCCCTTGCAGGTAAACTCGAGCAGGACCTGTACGATATCACCAGCCCCTACGGCTACGGCGGGCCGCTGGCCTCTGCGGATGCCGGCGAGAGCGTGCTGGATGGCTTTAGCCGGAGTTTTGCCGAATATTGCCGGAAGAACGCCATTATAACCGAGTTTATCCGGTTTCACCCGTTGCTGGGCAACCACCGCTTGCTGGAGGGCCGGGTAACGGTTGAAAGGGCATCCCAGGTAGTTTGCGTTAAACTTTACCTGCCGGAGGAGGAAATATGGGCGGGGTACGGGCGAAACAACCGGAAAAACATTAAAAAGGCCTGCCGGGAAGGGCTGACGGTGGTTATCGAGGAGACGCCGGTGTACTTCAATGATTTTATTTCCGTCTACCATCACACCCTGACAAGGAACCAGGCCGGCCAGTTTTATTACTTTAATGAAAGTTTTTATGAGGGCATTCACAGGGAACTGAAGGGAAATTTTCTGTACGCCCACACCCTGAAGGAGGGCCGGATCATTTCAACCGAACTTTTGCTTTACAACGAAACCTATATCCATTCCTTCCTGGGGGGAACGCTGGAACAGTTTTACGGGTGCCGCCCGAATAACATTTTGAAACACGAGGTGATCAGATGGGCAAAGAGCAGGGGAATTAAGTATTTTCTGCTGGGCGGCGGCTACCGCGGGGAAGACGGCATCTTCCGCTACAAGCGTTCCTTTGCCATGAACGGGGTGCTTGATTTTTTCGTCGGGAAAAAGGTGCACGACCATGAAGCCGTAAGCATGCTGGAAAAAATGATGGCGGCTGAAAAGCCCCGGGAAAGCGAAAACTATTTCCCCGTTTACCGGAGGTACTGAAATGGCTGTTACGAAGAGAAATCAGGCCATTAAAAGGATTTTCGACCTGGCCTGCACTTTAGTGCTGCTGGTAATCTTAAGCCCTCTGCTGCTCCTGGTGGCGCTGGCCATTAAGGTAACCTCGCCGGGCGAAGTCATCTTCAAGCAGCAGCGCCTTGGGCTGAACAGGGAAGTTTTTCTGATGTATAAATTCCGCAGCATGATCCCAAACGCCCAGAATATCGGGCCGGGGATGTTTGTGGAAAAGGACGACCCGCGCATTACGCCCGTCGGGAAAATCCTCAGAAAGACCGGCATTGACGAACTGGCGCAGCTTTTTAACGTGATTCGCGGGGAAATGAGCCTGGTCGGCCCCAGGCCCGCCCCGCTGCACCATTTTGGCAAGTACGACGAGAGGCAGTTAAAGCGCTTTAACGTCAGGCCCGGCATTACCGGGTGGGCCCAGGTCAACGGCCGGGTGGCCCTGTACTGGCCGGAGCGCATCGAACTGGATCTCTGGTATGTTGAAAACTATTCCTTCTGGCTCGACCTGAAAATACTGCTCAAAACGGCCGGCACCGTCCTCTTCCAGCGCGGCGGAACGGCCAGGGAGGACCGGAAAGAAGTTGACCCCTTTATGAAATTATAAAAAATTACGGGGGAAGAAGATGAGGCTTAAAGGACGCCGCATTCTGGTGACAGGCGGCGCTGGTTTTCTGGGATCTCACCTGTGCGAAAAACTCCTGGCCGAGGGGGCGGGCGTCAGGGCTATGGACACGTTTGCCTCCGGCAGGCTGGAAAACCTGCGTCCGGTTTTAAATAAAATCGAGCTGGTGAACAGCAATATTGCCTGCGCGGAGCGGGTGCTGGAGGCTGCAGGGGATGTCGACTCGATCGTGCACCTGGCCTTTCCCATGGCCCTGCGCTGCAGGCCGGTAGAAACCGGCGTCGTTGGGGAGATTTTAACCGGTCTTTTGAATTTAATTAAGGCAGCGCTCAGCCGCAACGCCCTGCTTGTATATGTTTCGTCCATCGCCGTATACGGCAATGACAAATATATTCCCATGGACGAGAATCATCCCCTGGAGCCGGTCCTGATTCACGGTGCCGTTAAACTGGCCGGCGAGAATTTTTGCCGGACCATGGCGGCAAGCAACGGACTGCGGATGGTTATTCTGCGGGTTGCGGATATTTACGGACCGAGGAATTCCAGGGTGAGCGTACCGATAAAGTTTTTGCTCCAGGCCATGAAAGGCGAGCCGATCACCGTGTACGGCGACGGGTCCGACAGACGCACCTACACCTTTGTTTCCGATTTTTGCGAAGCCGTTGTTTTAAGCCTGCTCCGGCCCGAAGCGGTGGGCGGAGTTTTTAACATTGGGGGCGATGAATGCGTTTCCATGCGCGAGCTGGCCCTTAAGGTTAAGAAGGCCGCCGGCAGCAAAAGCCCGGTGATTTTTCAGGATGCTCCGGCCGCCGGCCGCACTTTATGCATAGACAGCCGGAAAGCAAAAAAGCTCCTGGGCTTCAGACCGGCTTTTGACCTGGCGGAAGGGCTGGCCCTGACCCACCGGTGGATCAGGGATAACCCGGACTATTATCATTAAGGGGCCGCCCCTTATTTTTTTCGCAGGCCCGGGCATTAAAACCGTGAAGAAAAACATTTTTCCTCCGGCATCCGGCCTCCTGCCCGTTTCTGAAAAAAATTAAAGACGGACACATACAGGGTCGCACGGAAGGAATATGTTATATAAACGGAGTGTAAGAGATAATCCGGGAGGAGGGAATGCAATTTGGAGGGTTTTATTGTTTTGGGAGTGATGCTTCTCCTGACCTGGTTTCTAATATATTTTAAATATTTCCGGGAAAAAGAAGGTGCTCCCGGGTATTCCGGCAAAAAAGAGGCGGCCCCGGACGGGCGGAACGAAGAAGAAAAGGTTTACTCGGTGGCTCCGTGGGGCGACGACGGCAATGCCGGCTCCCTGAGCAGCCCCTGGAAGACCCTGCAGCATGCCGTAAATAACCTGCAGGCCGGTGACCGGCTGCTGATCCGCGAGGGTACATATAAGGAACACGTTTCTTTTAAAAAATCCGGCACCGGTGAAAACCCTATTACCGTCAGCGTTTTTCAGGGCGAGGAGGCGGTGCTGGACGGGGAAGGGGCCGGGTGGAAATACGGCTTTAACTTTGAGTTCGGCGTTTCTTTTGTAACCCTGTCCGGGTTGAAGGTCAGAAATTTTGCCAGGTACGGGTTTGCCCTGTGGGGGGAGAACCGGTCCGTCCGGCTGAGAAATCTGGAGGCAACGGGCTGCAGCACGGGCCTGCACATCATTTCGGCGGAAAATATGCTGGTCGAGGGATGCAGCTTTTACAACAACAGCGGCCCCGGCCTGGCGGTTTCCCCCGGCCCGATAAAAACGGCCAGAATAGTAAACACGCGGTCTTCTTATAATGACGGCCCTGAACCGGCCGACGGTTTTGTCCTGGATAGCGGCGAGGACATCGTGATTGAAAAGTGTAACGCAGAATACAATTCCGGAAGCGGCTTTAATTGCCTGACGGCAAAAACGGTCATTTCCGCCGGCATTGCCCGGCACAACGGCCGCTACGGCATCAAGTGTCGGGGTGAGGGGTATACGCTGGTTAACTGTATTATTGACGGCAACGGAATGGCCGGCATTGCGCTGCAAGGCGGCGGATCATATGAGTTGTTCAACAACCTTGCCGTAAACTGCGGCCTAAAAGGCGATTACGGGCTGGTTGCTGCCCCCGAGGCGGGCGCCGCCCCTGCCCGGGTTACCCTGGTCAATAATATTTTTGCCTATAACTACGGCGGCGTTCATTTTGGCAGCTCCGCAATGCTGGAAAGGGAGGATCACAATATTTTCTGGAGCCGCGCCGATGCCGAGATTTCCAGCAGCACCCGCAGGTATTCCAGGGCCGAGATAAATGAACAAATCTGGTTTAAAGAAACCGGCAGGGGGGAGAAAAGCTTTTGCCGGGATCCTCTGTTTGTCGACCCCTCCCGGGGCGATTTCCGCCTGGCCAGGAACAGCCCGGCCATCGACCGCGGCGCCGGAGAAGGCGCTCCCGGCACCGACATTAACGGGATGGTCCGCCCGCAGGGCCGGGGGGTTGATATCGGTCCCTATGAATCGCCGGAGGGAAGCCTTATTCCGCCCGCCGCCGCCATCACCCACAGTCCAGGCTATTCCAGCGATGCTTCAGGCTCCCTGAAATTCAGCGTCAAATGGGCCGGCATCCTTGAAGGCGGGGAAGTGGCGGGGTTTAACGTTCAATTTAAGGACGGGGCAGGCGGCGCCTGGC
The window above is part of the Pelotomaculum thermopropionicum SI genome. Proteins encoded here:
- a CDS encoding hypothetical membrane protein (containing partial COG3103, SH3 domain protein); protein product: MWMGALAACTVFSAVLLIIILARIEAGTGAKPGWLVLTFCSLAAVAALIFFKPEAKMDQVQYMPAPLPAAENGREERPEEMVKEAVKKEALQPAEKPGGESSSSTSLIKENRMAENLDQRDPLLEEILLLKKQALEKKKEAASGGTPAGPPAGESGADGTAGGEQAGDSGNGLEEGREENLPPEGQTGGQNAEEIVYKARVLVAALNVRSRGSLDGAVVSRLNAGDLVKIVGKSGDGEWVQIELNNGQTGWVMRKYIEEIAP
- a CDS encoding capsular polysaccharide biosynthesis protein, with translation MKLKDFGRVLGELKLVLVLIPVVAMLTSAVISLFVLPPVYKSTTTVIVLRDEMTPFSEININTLVLNQNLARTYSQLAKSRAIAEEVIANNNLDMTPEELSSRIEVEQAGNTEMFKISASDSNPAMAALLANGVAQALSGKVYKVLNIKNIQVLDPAVPSSKPVSPNTFLNVMLAGIIGLILTVTIIFIREYLDDTIRNPEEIESYLNLPVLGVIPAAGLQNDRGRRTEVE
- the Mrp gene encoding ATPase involved in chromosome partitioning, encoding MNSHELIAYSQPRSFITESFRVLRANLHFFEVGNALKVVMLAAGGFGEGTSFLAANMGIVFAQAGQRVIIVDCDLRKPQQHLIFNIDNQFGLSSVLAGFKEPEEVIKALPVAGLKVLTAGPLPENPAELLGSQKMNRLILNLKEKADVILLDTPPLNVVADAAVLSKWADGVLLVVRARVASCNSVVKGKEFLVNAKANILGVALNGVRAGEISETYNSYFGKGGAVHKARAKKNEKPPGKVK
- the WcaG gene encoding nucleoside-diphosphate-sugar epimerases, giving the protein MSTCLVTGGAGFIGSNLAIALVEQGHRVRVLDNFATGSIENLRPVFKEIELYRGDLRNLDDVRRTAGGAEVVYHLAALPSVPRSVADPLTANEVNITGTLNVFLAARDAGVRRVVYASSSSVYGNSEDLPKLETMPPRPMSPYAVTKLAGENYGRVFYELYGLETVGLRYFNVFGPRQDPRSEYAAVIPRFIDALLKGRPPVIYGDGRQSRDFTYVDDVVRASILSSEAAGAAGEVFNIAAGHRISLNELLAVLTEITGINGDAVYAGARPGDVKHSAACIEKASAILGYVPLTAFKDGLRMTVEWFARKNAP
- the RfaG gene encoding glycosyltransferase → MVCPEERTVTNDLAKSNGRPRVIHVTTIGITALRALLAQCRYFREKGLEVGFVFSPSPEGNILRRLGFPVKEIYIDRKINPWTDFRSIIKLYGFFRLVRPRIVHTHTSKAGVVGRIAASLAGVPNVLHTVHGFPFHPGMPGVKQRFYRQIEKWMAGLTHIMFSQSREDVATALELGIKPRRGDLIYIGNGVDLGEFDPGLYPIPRRCLVRKELAIGETEPVITMIGRINREKGYHDLVEALQGVKDLPWRALFIGPDEGFLPAVKKQIERSGLEDRIRVLGQRGDIADLLSVTDIYVLPSYREGLPRSLIEAQAMALPCVATDIRGCREVVEDGVTGLLVKPGDSVTLGRALRKLLLEPELRFKMGREGRLRMCRFFNEAEVARRIMAVYEEVLGNEKNSCYD
- the RfaG gene encoding glycosyltransferase translates to MAGRCANCCWSLNCALKWAGRDGSECAVFSMRLKWPAGSWLYTRKFWEMKKILVMISNFNGVGGAETATARFLSKISREKFIIDVCFFGFEDEFALSVKKDVNNIYCFDVKKRGHIWTFFEILKLVKREKYEIIHTHLALADLYGLFLGWLTPVKLISTEHNLSDRRKATLPGRVYYRLAGRRVDYFVGVSSKVVEWLRAAGIPEKKLVLIPNPIEINPKQAAPSFKKDFLKSCRWPEDSTVIGTVANLRPVKGLRYLIDSIKILVDEGVNVRLVIAGEGPERGSLERQIEANRLSGHVRLLGFRKDIENVYSLFDIYVSPSLMEGFGMAIAEAMSRRLPVVSTAAGGVTDFLEHGKNSYLVRPRDPSALAEGIRYFVNNKAGAVKIGETAFIDAGRFRTERLVACLEDLYEGREQNFFSGSV
- a CDS encoding uncharacterized conserved protein; amino-acid sequence: MIIALGGDSERELYAAELYRRGLAPRIIMSGCGSAAKQMAMKAAAAGVGEQDIIVENKSGSTYQNALYTKDIVLSRGFKSAIVVTSPYHMRRARLVFERVFRNTGVKLFYCAAKNSGFNADGRCSSKADRQITLREWIKLVYYWFRYW
- a CDS encoding hypothetical protein (containing partial COG3146, Uncharacterized protein conserved in bacteria) — its product is MGDYYVLGLQERGRWLQELSALEGLAPDLHYRPEYCGLFNYLGEARLFVYREKTAAVIYPFLLRRVNLIPALAGKLEQDLYDITSPYGYGGPLASADAGESVLDGFSRSFAEYCRKNAIITEFIRFHPLLGNHRLLEGRVTVERASQVVCVKLYLPEEEIWAGYGRNNRKNIKKACREGLTVVIEETPVYFNDFISVYHHTLTRNQAGQFYYFNESFYEGIHRELKGNFLYAHTLKEGRIISTELLLYNETYIHSFLGGTLEQFYGCRPNNILKHEVIRWAKSRGIKYFLLGGGYRGEDGIFRYKRSFAMNGVLDFFVGKKVHDHEAVSMLEKMMAAEKPRESENYFPVYRRY
- the WcaJ gene encoding sugar transferases (involved in lipopolysaccharide synthesis) produces the protein MAVTKRNQAIKRIFDLACTLVLLVILSPLLLLVALAIKVTSPGEVIFKQQRLGLNREVFLMYKFRSMIPNAQNIGPGMFVEKDDPRITPVGKILRKTGIDELAQLFNVIRGEMSLVGPRPAPLHHFGKYDERQLKRFNVRPGITGWAQVNGRVALYWPERIELDLWYVENYSFWLDLKILLKTAGTVLFQRGGTAREDRKEVDPFMKL
- the WcaG gene encoding nucleoside-diphosphate-sugar epimerases, encoding MRLKGRRILVTGGAGFLGSHLCEKLLAEGAGVRAMDTFASGRLENLRPVLNKIELVNSNIACAERVLEAAGDVDSIVHLAFPMALRCRPVETGVVGEILTGLLNLIKAALSRNALLVYVSSIAVYGNDKYIPMDENHPLEPVLIHGAVKLAGENFCRTMAASNGLRMVILRVADIYGPRNSRVSVPIKFLLQAMKGEPITVYGDGSDRRTYTFVSDFCEAVVLSLLRPEAVGGVFNIGGDECVSMRELALKVKKAAGSKSPVIFQDAPAAGRTLCIDSRKAKKLLGFRPAFDLAEGLALTHRWIRDNPDYYH
- a CDS encoding hypothetical protein (containing fibronectin type 3 domain), coding for MEGFIVLGVMLLLTWFLIYFKYFREKEGAPGYSGKKEAAPDGRNEEEKVYSVAPWGDDGNAGSLSSPWKTLQHAVNNLQAGDRLLIREGTYKEHVSFKKSGTGENPITVSVFQGEEAVLDGEGAGWKYGFNFEFGVSFVTLSGLKVRNFARYGFALWGENRSVRLRNLEATGCSTGLHIISAENMLVEGCSFYNNSGPGLAVSPGPIKTARIVNTRSSYNDGPEPADGFVLDSGEDIVIEKCNAEYNSGSGFNCLTAKTVISAGIARHNGRYGIKCRGEGYTLVNCIIDGNGMAGIALQGGGSYELFNNLAVNCGLKGDYGLVAAPEAGAAPARVTLVNNIFAYNYGGVHFGSSAMLEREDHNIFWSRADAEISSSTRRYSRAEINEQIWFKETGRGEKSFCRDPLFVDPSRGDFRLARNSPAIDRGAGEGAPGTDINGMVRPQGRGVDIGPYESPEGSLIPPAAAITHSPGYSSDASGSLKFSVKWAGILEGGEVAGFNVQFKDGAGGAWQNWLADTKENEGLFTGAGGHTYYFRVRAKDGFGNWGNWSEQRCTVVPVDDQSPLIRYEGNWDCINAEEAYLNTLHHSDRPGAAASLRFTGTEIAWISAEGPDRGQALVYIDDVLQATVDLYCGDCRFRRPVFKAPLDGRPHTIRVEVAATKNQLSKGYRVDVDGFAVRS